The following proteins are encoded in a genomic region of Methylibium petroleiphilum PM1:
- a CDS encoding bifunctional acetate--CoA ligase family protein/GNAT family N-acetyltransferase has translation MTVRNLDALLRPSSVAVIGASDRIGSVGGTVWRNLRAGGFQGPVLAVNPHHAVLDGQPVVPNIGALLVVPDLAVLCTPPETLPPLVAELGARGTRAAIVMTAGLDAMRKQALLDAARPHLLRVLGPNCLGLLTPAIGLNASFAHADALPGDIAFVSQSGALVTAVLDWARSRRLGFSHLVSLGEHADVDFGDLLDYLASDPQTRSILLYIESIESPRKFMSAARAAARNKPVVVVKAGRAGNGIHAAASHTGALAGSDVVFDAAIRRAGMLRVDTLQELFTAAETLARFRGGHDGTLTIVTNGGGAGVMAADAASLAGIPLRELGPELLSRLDAGLPATWSHANPIDIIGDAPVHRYTDTLRALLADRDTGAVLFLHAPTAIVRSDDIARACAPIVRPDADRVMACWLGDAAVTDARRIFEEAGVADYATPEEAVHAFASVVTYRRNQALLTEAPTASENGPPAVDVARTVIARALDAGREMLDESEAKAVLVAYGIPVVKTLAVDASADAAEDAARTLGYPVALKIRSRDISHKSDVGGVALDLCDGAAVRDATDSMLSRIRGSRPQARIDGFTVQAMGKRPLAQELIVGASIDPLFGPVILFGQGGTAVEVLADRAVALPPLNRVLAHEAIGRTRVAKLLAGYRDHPPAKLDAIADVLVAVSQMLADLPQIAELDINPLWADADGVLTLDARLRVSRKQCAGAQRFAIAPYPAELAETVAWRGRELLLRPIRPEDEARHRAFFEQVEPRDLRLRFFSSRRELPRSELARLVQIDYAREMAFIALLAPARGGAPETVGVVRVVCDPDNVEAELAILVRSDLKHQGLGHLLLDKAIRHLRGHGTQRVVADVLHENAAMRELARSHGFTAEPGQDSTASMRLVRELAADRGAPITVHP, from the coding sequence GTGACCGTCCGCAACCTCGATGCCCTGCTGCGGCCTTCGTCGGTCGCCGTCATCGGAGCTTCCGATCGCATTGGCAGCGTCGGCGGTACCGTATGGCGGAACCTGCGCGCGGGCGGTTTCCAGGGGCCGGTGCTGGCCGTGAACCCGCACCACGCGGTCCTGGACGGACAGCCCGTGGTCCCAAACATCGGGGCCCTCCTCGTGGTGCCGGATCTGGCCGTGCTCTGCACACCTCCGGAAACGCTGCCGCCACTCGTCGCCGAGCTCGGCGCACGCGGTACACGCGCCGCGATCGTGATGACCGCGGGCCTCGATGCCATGCGGAAGCAGGCGCTGCTGGACGCCGCGCGGCCGCATCTGCTGCGCGTACTGGGGCCCAACTGCCTCGGTCTGCTCACACCCGCCATCGGGCTGAACGCGAGCTTCGCTCACGCCGACGCGCTGCCCGGAGACATCGCCTTCGTCTCGCAATCGGGCGCGCTCGTCACCGCCGTTCTGGATTGGGCCCGATCGCGGCGCCTCGGCTTCTCGCATCTCGTCTCGCTCGGCGAACATGCCGACGTCGACTTCGGCGACCTGCTCGACTACCTGGCGAGCGACCCGCAGACGCGCTCCATCCTGCTCTACATCGAGAGCATCGAGTCACCGCGCAAGTTCATGTCCGCGGCGCGTGCGGCCGCGCGCAACAAGCCGGTCGTCGTCGTGAAGGCCGGGCGTGCCGGCAACGGCATCCATGCCGCCGCATCGCACACCGGGGCTTTGGCCGGCTCGGACGTCGTGTTCGATGCGGCGATCCGCCGCGCCGGCATGCTGCGCGTGGACACGCTGCAGGAACTCTTCACGGCCGCGGAGACGCTGGCGCGCTTTCGCGGCGGCCACGACGGTACCCTGACCATCGTGACCAACGGCGGCGGCGCCGGCGTGATGGCCGCCGATGCGGCCTCGCTCGCCGGCATCCCGCTGCGCGAGCTCGGCCCCGAGCTGCTTAGCCGGCTCGACGCCGGGCTGCCGGCCACCTGGTCGCACGCCAATCCGATCGACATCATCGGCGACGCGCCCGTGCATCGTTACACCGACACATTGCGGGCGCTGCTCGCCGATCGCGACACCGGCGCGGTGCTGTTCCTGCATGCGCCCACCGCGATCGTGCGCAGCGACGACATCGCGCGTGCCTGCGCGCCGATCGTGCGCCCCGATGCCGATCGCGTGATGGCATGCTGGCTCGGGGACGCCGCCGTGACCGACGCGCGGCGCATCTTCGAGGAGGCCGGCGTGGCCGACTACGCGACCCCCGAAGAGGCCGTGCATGCGTTCGCCAGCGTCGTGACCTACCGCCGCAACCAGGCCCTTCTGACCGAGGCACCGACGGCCAGCGAGAACGGACCGCCCGCTGTCGACGTGGCCCGCACCGTCATTGCGCGCGCGCTCGACGCCGGCCGCGAGATGCTCGACGAGTCGGAGGCCAAGGCCGTGTTGGTCGCCTACGGCATTCCGGTGGTAAAGACATTGGCCGTCGACGCGTCGGCCGATGCCGCAGAGGATGCAGCGCGGACACTGGGCTATCCGGTGGCGCTGAAGATCCGCTCGCGCGACATCAGCCACAAGTCGGATGTCGGCGGTGTCGCCCTCGACTTGTGCGACGGAGCGGCAGTGCGCGACGCCACCGACAGCATGCTCTCGCGCATCCGCGGGAGCCGGCCGCAGGCACGCATCGATGGCTTCACGGTCCAGGCGATGGGGAAGCGGCCGCTGGCGCAGGAGCTGATCGTCGGCGCCAGCATCGACCCGCTGTTCGGGCCGGTGATCCTGTTCGGCCAGGGCGGCACCGCGGTCGAGGTGCTCGCCGACCGCGCGGTGGCGCTGCCGCCGCTGAACCGCGTCCTAGCGCACGAGGCAATCGGGCGCACGCGGGTGGCCAAGCTGCTTGCCGGCTACCGCGACCATCCGCCGGCGAAGCTCGACGCGATCGCCGACGTGCTGGTCGCGGTCTCGCAGATGCTCGCCGACCTGCCGCAGATCGCCGAGCTCGACATCAATCCGCTGTGGGCCGACGCCGACGGCGTGCTGACGCTCGACGCACGGCTGCGCGTGAGCCGCAAGCAGTGCGCCGGCGCGCAGCGGTTCGCCATCGCGCCCTACCCTGCCGAGCTCGCCGAGACCGTGGCGTGGCGCGGCCGCGAGTTGCTGCTGCGCCCGATCAGGCCGGAAGACGAGGCGCGCCACCGCGCATTCTTCGAGCAAGTCGAGCCCCGCGACTTGCGCCTGCGCTTCTTCAGCAGCCGACGCGAGTTGCCGCGCAGCGAGTTGGCGCGCCTGGTCCAGATCGACTACGCACGCGAGATGGCCTTCATCGCACTGCTCGCGCCCGCCCGCGGCGGCGCGCCCGAGACCGTCGGTGTGGTGCGCGTCGTGTGCGACCCGGACAACGTCGAGGCCGAGCTCGCGATCCTCGTGCGCTCGGACCTGAAGCATCAGGGCCTGGGCCATCTGTTGCTGGACAAGGCGATCCGCCATCTGCGCGGGCACGGGACGCAGCGCGTCGTCGCCGACGTTCTGCACGAGAACGCCGCGATGCGCGAGCTGGCGCGCAGCCACGGCTTCACGGCTGAACCGGGGCAGGATTCGACGGCGTCAATGCGCCTGGTGCGAGAACTGGCAGCCGACCGCGGCGCGCCGATCACGGTCCACCCATGA